The Pseudomonadota bacterium genome contains a region encoding:
- a CDS encoding polyprenol monophosphomannose synthase, which yields MKSLIIIPTYNEKENVEMIIARIFSVDNTLEILVVDDNSPDGTGAIIEKLMQQDKRLHVLHRKEKMGLGRAYIAGFEYAIANRYDVIFEMDADFSHNPRYLPIFLDTIKTADIVIGSRYLKGGSTRNWPLLRLLLSYCGNLYIRFVTGMPIKDATGGFKCFRRQVLESLDFSKITSEGYAFQVEVNYLCWKKGFSIQEIPIVFEDRKVGETKMSGTVVFEALKLVWGLRFRKIQ from the coding sequence ATGAAATCATTAATAATAATACCAACATATAATGAGAAAGAAAATGTCGAAATGATTATCGCTCGGATTTTCTCAGTCGACAACACCCTGGAAATTCTGGTAGTTGACGATAATTCTCCTGACGGCACAGGAGCAATAATTGAAAAGCTGATGCAGCAGGATAAGCGGCTCCATGTTCTTCATAGAAAAGAGAAGATGGGGCTTGGAAGAGCGTACATCGCCGGTTTTGAATATGCCATTGCCAACAGGTATGATGTGATTTTTGAGATGGATGCCGATTTTTCACATAATCCCAGATACTTGCCCATTTTTCTTGATACAATTAAAACAGCGGATATCGTAATCGGCTCAAGATATCTTAAAGGAGGTTCAACCAGGAACTGGCCTTTGCTGAGATTGCTTCTCAGTTACTGCGGGAATTTATATATACGCTTTGTTACCGGCATGCCGATCAAAGATGCAACCGGCGGGTTCAAGTGTTTCCGGCGGCAGGTCCTGGAATCCCTTGATTTCAGTAAAATCACCTCGGAAGGTTATGCCTTTCAGGTGGAAGTCAATTATCTCTGTTGGAAAAAGGGCTTTTCAATTCAGGAAATACCCATTGTTTTTGAAGACAGGAAAGTCGGCGAGACCAAAATGAGCGGCACGGTTGTATTCGAAGCCTTGAAACTTGTGTGGGGGCTGAGATTCAGAAAAATTCAATAA
- the amrB gene encoding AmmeMemoRadiSam system protein B → MTRYPAVAHQFYPGDPATLKKNLDKLIPRIPASQKIKASAVVSPHAGYIYSGAVAGETYSRVSIPENVIILGPNHHGLGPPVALMSEGQWEMPLGRIPINEKFAQNLLAKGSSIRADSPAHQHEHSLEVQIPFLQYFQQNLSIIPLVISHISFETCISVANKLSAAINDFDGDVLIVASTDMTHYESRKSASEKDRLAIERVLDLDPQGLYETVRRLRISMCGIIPTTIALLTALELGATKAELVRYMDSGETSGDTAQVVGYAGFVIC, encoded by the coding sequence ATGACACGCTATCCGGCAGTTGCTCATCAATTTTATCCCGGCGATCCCGCAACTTTAAAAAAAAATCTCGATAAACTCATACCGAGAATCCCGGCCTCGCAAAAGATCAAGGCGTCAGCCGTTGTCTCCCCCCATGCCGGATATATTTATTCCGGCGCCGTTGCCGGGGAAACTTATTCCCGGGTGTCCATCCCTGAAAATGTCATTATTTTGGGCCCAAATCATCACGGCCTTGGCCCACCGGTTGCTTTGATGTCTGAAGGCCAATGGGAAATGCCTCTCGGCAGAATCCCGATTAATGAAAAATTCGCTCAAAACCTCCTTGCCAAAGGCTCGTCAATCCGAGCGGATTCCCCGGCTCACCAACACGAACATTCGTTGGAGGTCCAGATTCCATTTCTTCAATATTTTCAGCAAAATCTGTCAATAATCCCTCTGGTCATATCCCATATTTCCTTTGAAACCTGTATAAGTGTCGCTAATAAGCTTTCCGCTGCAATCAATGATTTTGACGGAGATGTGCTGATTGTCGCAAGCACCGATATGACCCATTACGAATCCAGAAAATCCGCCTCAGAAAAAGACAGACTGGCCATTGAGCGCGTGCTTGATCTTGATCCGCAAGGCCTCTATGAGACCGTGCGCAGATTGAGGATTTCCATGTGCGGCATCATACCCACAACCATCGCTCTTCTGACGGCCCTCGAACTGGGCGCAACAAAGGCAGAGCTTGTTCGATACATGGATTCAGGCGAAACCAGCGGCGACACAGCCCAGGTTGTGGGGTATGCAGGATTTGTGATTTGCTGA